From Miscanthus floridulus cultivar M001 chromosome 15, ASM1932011v1, whole genome shotgun sequence, the proteins below share one genomic window:
- the LOC136509125 gene encoding uncharacterized protein, whose amino-acid sequence MDLPQWNGQDTLSIALFIWTESELVRGNTRRKYREYTDGLDVLTQHQVHWCPWDAPEFQNYLSPITRDESEEYRCNVLIFFHVVEIHLSVRVCRQFGRMAGYPPLLYSTNQGLHGFDRRKMYKTKD is encoded by the exons atggATTTACCG caatggaacgggcaggatacactctctATAGCTTTGTTTATCTggacggaatcagagttagttagagggaatacgaggcgcaagtacagggagtacacggacggtctcgacgtcctaacacagcaccag gtgcattggtgtccttgggatgctccggagttCCAGAACTAtctcagtcctatcactagggacgagtcagaggagtatcgctgcaacgtccttattttcttccacgtggtcgagattcacttgtccgtcagggtctgcagacagtttggaagaatggcaggctacccaccactgctttactccaccaaccaaggattgcacgg gtttgaccgTAGGAAgatgtacaagaccaaggattag